The nucleotide window GTCGGCATGCGTGTTCCTTATTGGATACACACAGTGTCGCTATTCAACTGTCCACTTTCTACGGGAAAAAGTGGACTCTCGAAAAATTTGGGATATCCGCAGCCCTAATATCGTTCGTTCAAATGCAAGGGCCTCGGCAGCGCCGCTCCCTGCCGGATGCCGAGGCCAAGCTAGATCGCCGTATATGTGAACGGTTCGAGGAGTTTCTCCAGGTCGGCTTCGGTCATTGTCACGAACTGCGCGTCGACTGGCTGGAAGTCCAGCCCATAACGGCGTACCTCGTAGTCAAGGTCGGTCTCGTCATGCCGTGTCTTGACCTTGATGTAACCGGTCTCGACTTTGAATTCGGCGTAAAGGCACGCCTCGCCGCAGCAGGCCGAGACCCACGTAATGTCGCTCAATTTCATTTCCGGTCCATCCCATAGTAAAAGCCAGTAATCCCATCGCAAACGCGCAGCTTCCCTTCCAGCTCCAGCGCGCGAATATATGCCATGGATTTTTCGAATGCAGATCGAGTAATTGCAAGGGTGCTGCCGGTCAAATCCTCTCCGCTGCCCGTATCAACTACAGAAATCGTGTGCCAGAACGGGAACCACGTGTCGCCGTACCGAACGATCACATCGATCACCCGCTTGATCTTCGAGAACTGCTGCAAACCGTTCACGGTAGACGTGACGCCGCCGGTGACATTGATGACACACGAGCTCGTATGATTCCCGATATCCGAGGCGCCGACATGGTGAATATTCGGCACGCCGAACGCTGTCACCGCCACATTCATTTTCCGCGCATGCCGCTGCAGTTTGATGCCCAGATTCTTGATAACTTTCTCGGCGAGCCGGCTCGTGGACGACTGGGGCGAGCAATAAAACTCACCGCCGCGCGTCATGCCCTGGTTGCGATAGTACGCATTGACCGCATTGATTTCGTAAGCGATCTCGGCCGGGTTCGTCAGCGTGCCATTGGCCAGATGGTTGGTCGTGTGGTTGGTGCAGTCCCAGCCCGCGTCGTAGGCTGCTTTCAGCAACGCGTTGCCGCTCGACCAGTCGGTCACCGTTTTCGATGCCGGAGCTTCCCAGACCCGCTTCGGGGCAGCCGTGTAGCCAACCCATCCGTACTGTGCAAACAGGGGGAGCGTGATGGAGGTGAGCTTGTCCTCGGTCACGTCAGTGCCGAGAACCATTTGTGGTTCAGTTTTCCAATCGGTAATGAGCGAATCGAAGTACAACGTGGCACCAGTCCAGCCGGCCAAGGCAATCTTGATGCCGGCAATCGGCAGTGCCTTGATATTGGCCTCCGCACCGTTGAATACTGTCGGGGAAACGCCGAACGGGTGATCTTCGCTAACGCCCGAGCCTGGAACGTATGCCGCCGGATCTTCCATCACGAATGACAGAAAATTCCACCCCTCGATCAGCTGGTTCGAATTGAAGCCGACCTGAAGCGCGAAACCGGCACCACTAGTTTTCAGCGCAATCGCAATGCTGCCATTGAGCGTGCCACCTGGTTCATAACCAGGCTGGTTCTCGATATAGACCCACAATCCGATGCGGCCGTCCAGTGCAGTCGTCAGAAGGTTTGTCCCCGGCGCGCTAAGAATGATCTCTTCATTGCCGTTCCCGGCTGTGACGTATTTCAGGATATTCGGCTGCGAAGTAATGCTCGCCACCGGCAGCTGGTTGCCGCTCGCGTCGTAACCACTGTAGTTCTCTTTTACTGCGGGCACGCCGCCATTCTGGCCCCACGTGGCAACCGAGAAGAGTGCAACCACCTTGCCCGCCCGCTTTACCGGTCGCGTAATTGTCGTCGGCTGGCCGCTGGGGAGATATGCTGAAGTATCCGGCTTGTCCGTTTTGTCCAACAGCCCCAGGATCTGCGCGTTGCGCACGAAGTCGCCGAGGCTCATTGCTTCACCCAGTCCGATTCGCCAGTGAGCACGCCGTTGGTGTAGGTGAAGGTCTTCACGTACACCATACCGTCGACGGTCCACGTATCAGTGGTCAGGAGTCCGCCCACGTAGGCATAGGTATGGGAGCCGGCCGAAACTGGCATCATGACCGGGATCACCGCGCCGCCGGCGCCAGGGTTCGCAACAGCCGCACCCGTACTAGTTGATTTATTCATTCTCTTTCCTATCGTCGTTGAGATTGCTTTCGGCGCCCGTCTTCTGCTGGTTGGCGAAGTCGCTGCCGAAGGCCAGGCCCTTCTCGTTGGCTTGTTTCCGGAATGCCGCGATCTGCTCCAGCACGTCCCGAGGATTGCCGCCGCGTTTGCGAATTACTTCCACTTCGCTAGCGAATCCGTCCTGTACCAGGGAGTGCCACGCCAGAGCTTCCTTGAGCGGGTCAATCCATGGCATCGACTGGCCGATGAACAGCGCGTCGTCTATCGATTCCGGCATCAGGTCGGCCGGCGGATTGGCCAGGCCGGACAGGCGCGCGGCCTTCACGAAGTCCTTCCAGGCCGGCTGCACGAACTGGCCAACGAAGTCGTCGGTCAGCACGGCATAGTGAATCCACTGC belongs to Pseudoduganella albidiflava and includes:
- a CDS encoding polysaccharide deacetylase family protein codes for the protein MSLGDFVRNAQILGLLDKTDKPDTSAYLPSGQPTTITRPVKRAGKVVALFSVATWGQNGGVPAVKENYSGYDASGNQLPVASITSQPNILKYVTAGNGNEEIILSAPGTNLLTTALDGRIGLWVYIENQPGYEPGGTLNGSIAIALKTSGAGFALQVGFNSNQLIEGWNFLSFVMEDPAAYVPGSGVSEDHPFGVSPTVFNGAEANIKALPIAGIKIALAGWTGATLYFDSLITDWKTEPQMVLGTDVTEDKLTSITLPLFAQYGWVGYTAAPKRVWEAPASKTVTDWSSGNALLKAAYDAGWDCTNHTTNHLANGTLTNPAEIAYEINAVNAYYRNQGMTRGGEFYCSPQSSTSRLAEKVIKNLGIKLQRHARKMNVAVTAFGVPNIHHVGASDIGNHTSSCVINVTGGVTSTVNGLQQFSKIKRVIDVIVRYGDTWFPFWHTISVVDTGSGEDLTGSTLAITRSAFEKSMAYIRALELEGKLRVCDGITGFYYGMDRK